In one Limosilactobacillus oris genomic region, the following are encoded:
- the rpoC gene encoding DNA-directed RNA polymerase subunit beta', with protein MIDVNKFESMQIGLASPDKIRSWSYGEVKKPETINYRTLKPEKQGLFDERIFGPTKDYECACGKYKRVRYKGRVCDRCGVEVTSSKVRRERMGHIELAAPVSHIWYFKGIPSRMGLVLDMSPRSLEEVIYFASYVVLDSGDTPLEKKQLLSEAEYRDKKAEFGDRFTAEMGAAAIKKLLADVDLQKEAAELKEELKEATGQKRTRAIRRLDILEAFLKSGNKPEWMVMDVIPVMPPDLRPMVQLEGGRFATSDLNDLYRRVINRNNRLKRLLKLQAPGIIVQNEKRMLQEAVDALIDNGRRGRPVAGPGNRPLKSLSHLLKGKQGRFRQNLLGKRVDYSGRSVIDVGPSLKMNQMGLPVPMALELFKPFIMHELVKRGLSANVKAAKRKIDRRDDDVFDVLEDVIKEHPVLLNRAPTLHRLGIQAFEPILVSGKSMRLHPLVCTAYNADFDGDQMAIHVPLSNEAQAEARLLMLAASHILSPRDGEPIVSPSQDMVIGNYYMTTEDKGREGEGMIFNDTDEAEMAYKNGYVSLQTRVGVQASSFPDKPFTDEQRKKIMVTSVGKLLFNRIMPKDFAYINEPTDANIHDGVDERFFLEPGQDIHEYLENAPLVPPFKKGFLSDLIAEVYKQYKVTKTSEFLDRIKDLGYYESTISGLTTAMSDIHDLPEKPEIIQKARKQVALISKQFRRGLITDDERYERVIGAWNDAKDEVQDKLIEHMDIHNPINMMSDSGARGNISNFTQLAGMRGLMASPNGKIMELPVLSNFYEGLSVLEMFLSSHGARKGMTDTALKTANSGYLTRRLVDVAQDVVVREKDCGTDRGLEVTAITNGNEMIEPLYDRIMGRYTMKSVFDPQTGEKIVGKNVLIDEAMAQKIVDAGVKKVTIRSAFTCNTEHGVCERCYGRNAATGDRVEAGEAVGTVAAQSIGEPGTQLTLRNFHTGGVAGNEDITQGLPRVQEIVEARNPKGRATITEVTGEVVSIEENPAERTKDVTVKGETDTRTYTLPITARMRVAEGDFIHRGTALNEGSIDPKELIQVRDVLSTETYLLAQVQGVYRMQGIDLLDKHVEIMIRQMMRKVRVMDPGDTDLLPGELMDISQFRDANKSTLYAGGIPATARPVILGITKAALETNSFLSAASFQETTRVLTDAAIRGKNDPLVGLKENVIIGKIIPAGTGMGTYRNIKPKEVSVAAYSIKDLEAKMKEEDKQN; from the coding sequence TTGATTGATGTCAATAAATTTGAAAGCATGCAGATCGGTCTGGCTTCCCCAGATAAGATCCGGAGCTGGTCATACGGTGAAGTAAAGAAGCCGGAAACCATCAACTACCGGACACTGAAGCCAGAAAAGCAGGGTCTGTTTGATGAGCGAATCTTTGGCCCAACTAAGGACTACGAGTGTGCTTGTGGTAAGTACAAGCGGGTTCGCTACAAGGGCCGAGTTTGTGACCGCTGTGGTGTTGAAGTCACCAGTTCTAAGGTTCGTCGTGAACGGATGGGCCATATCGAATTAGCCGCACCAGTTTCCCACATCTGGTACTTCAAGGGGATTCCTAGTCGGATGGGCTTGGTCCTCGATATGAGTCCTCGTTCCCTGGAAGAAGTCATTTACTTCGCGTCCTACGTTGTTCTTGACTCAGGCGACACGCCGTTGGAAAAGAAGCAACTGTTGTCCGAAGCAGAATACCGGGACAAGAAGGCTGAATTTGGCGACCGCTTCACTGCTGAAATGGGTGCTGCTGCCATTAAGAAACTCTTGGCAGACGTAGACCTGCAAAAGGAAGCTGCTGAACTAAAGGAAGAGCTGAAAGAAGCTACCGGTCAAAAGCGGACGCGGGCTATCCGGCGCTTGGACATTTTGGAAGCCTTCCTCAAGTCCGGCAATAAGCCTGAGTGGATGGTCATGGACGTTATTCCGGTAATGCCACCGGACTTGCGGCCAATGGTTCAGCTTGAAGGTGGCCGGTTTGCCACTTCCGATCTGAACGATTTGTACCGGCGGGTAATTAACCGTAACAACCGGTTGAAGCGGCTCTTGAAGCTGCAGGCACCTGGAATCATCGTGCAAAACGAAAAGCGGATGTTGCAGGAAGCTGTTGATGCCTTGATCGATAACGGTCGGCGGGGTCGTCCAGTAGCTGGTCCTGGTAACCGTCCGTTGAAGTCCCTGTCACACCTGCTCAAGGGTAAGCAGGGACGGTTCCGTCAGAACCTGCTTGGTAAGCGGGTTGACTACTCTGGCCGTTCCGTTATTGATGTTGGTCCATCCCTCAAGATGAACCAAATGGGGCTGCCAGTTCCAATGGCTTTGGAATTGTTTAAGCCTTTCATCATGCACGAACTGGTTAAGCGGGGCCTGTCAGCCAACGTGAAGGCTGCCAAGCGGAAGATTGACCGCCGGGACGACGACGTCTTTGATGTATTGGAAGATGTCATTAAGGAACACCCAGTATTGCTGAACCGGGCACCTACCCTGCACCGGTTGGGGATCCAAGCCTTCGAACCAATTCTGGTTTCTGGTAAGTCCATGCGGCTCCACCCATTGGTATGTACCGCTTACAACGCCGACTTTGATGGTGACCAGATGGCTATCCACGTTCCGTTGTCTAATGAAGCTCAGGCGGAAGCCCGTCTGCTGATGCTGGCTGCTTCCCACATTCTGAGTCCTCGTGACGGTGAACCAATCGTTTCCCCATCTCAGGATATGGTTATCGGTAACTACTACATGACGACTGAAGATAAGGGGCGTGAAGGTGAAGGGATGATCTTCAACGACACCGATGAAGCCGAAATGGCCTACAAGAATGGTTATGTTTCCCTGCAGACTCGGGTCGGTGTCCAAGCATCATCATTCCCTGACAAGCCGTTTACCGATGAACAACGCAAGAAGATTATGGTAACCTCCGTTGGTAAGCTCCTCTTCAACCGGATCATGCCAAAGGATTTTGCCTACATTAACGAACCAACAGACGCCAACATTCACGATGGTGTTGACGAACGCTTCTTCTTGGAACCTGGTCAAGACATTCATGAATACCTAGAAAATGCGCCATTGGTTCCACCATTCAAGAAGGGCTTCCTGTCTGACCTAATTGCGGAAGTTTACAAGCAATACAAGGTTACAAAGACTTCTGAATTCCTGGACCGGATCAAGGACCTCGGTTACTACGAATCAACGATCTCTGGTCTGACGACCGCGATGTCCGATATCCACGACTTACCGGAAAAGCCGGAAATCATTCAGAAGGCCCGGAAACAGGTTGCCTTGATCAGCAAGCAGTTCCGTCGGGGGCTGATTACTGATGACGAACGGTACGAACGGGTAATTGGCGCCTGGAACGACGCTAAGGATGAAGTGCAGGACAAGCTGATCGAACACATGGACATTCATAACCCAATCAACATGATGTCCGATTCCGGTGCGCGTGGTAACATTTCTAACTTTACCCAGCTGGCCGGGATGCGTGGTTTGATGGCTTCACCAAACGGTAAGATTATGGAATTGCCAGTTCTGTCTAACTTCTACGAAGGACTTTCCGTGCTGGAAATGTTCCTGTCCTCCCACGGTGCTCGTAAGGGGATGACTGATACCGCCCTGAAGACCGCCAACTCAGGTTACCTGACCCGGCGGCTGGTCGACGTTGCCCAGGACGTAGTTGTGCGTGAAAAGGACTGTGGTACTGACCGTGGCCTGGAAGTAACGGCAATCACCAACGGTAACGAAATGATTGAACCACTGTACGACCGGATTATGGGTCGTTACACAATGAAGTCTGTCTTTGATCCCCAAACTGGTGAGAAGATTGTGGGCAAGAATGTCCTGATTGACGAAGCAATGGCTCAAAAGATCGTTGATGCCGGTGTGAAGAAGGTTACTATTCGCTCAGCCTTTACTTGCAACACTGAACATGGTGTCTGCGAACGCTGCTACGGCCGGAACGCCGCTACTGGTGACCGGGTAGAAGCCGGTGAAGCTGTTGGTACTGTGGCCGCTCAATCTATCGGTGAACCAGGTACCCAGCTGACTCTACGGAACTTCCACACTGGTGGTGTTGCTGGAAACGAAGATATTACCCAGGGGCTTCCTCGTGTGCAAGAAATTGTGGAAGCACGTAACCCTAAGGGACGTGCAACCATTACTGAAGTAACTGGTGAAGTGGTTTCCATCGAAGAAAACCCGGCAGAACGGACTAAGGACGTTACTGTTAAGGGTGAAACTGACACGCGGACTTACACCCTGCCAATTACAGCCCGGATGCGGGTTGCGGAAGGCGACTTCATCCACCGGGGAACGGCACTGAACGAAGGGTCCATCGATCCAAAGGAATTGATCCAAGTTCGTGATGTTCTGTCCACCGAAACCTACCTGCTGGCACAAGTTCAGGGTGTTTACCGGATGCAGGGGATTGACTTGCTGGATAAGCACGTTGAAATCATGATTCGCCAGATGATGCGGAAGGTTCGGGTCATGGATCCAGGTGATACTGACCTCCTGCCAGGTGAACTGATGGACATCAGCCAGTTCCGTGACGCTAACAAGTCCACCCTGTATGCTGGTGGTATTCCAGCTACTGCTCGGCCGGTTATCCTCGGAATCACGAAGGCAGCGCTTGAAACTAACAGTTTCCTGTCTGCCGCATCCTTCCAGGAAACGACGCGGGTATTGACGGATGCCGCTATTCGGGGCAAGAACGACCCATTAGTTGGTTTGAAGGAAAATGTTATCATTGGTAAGATTATTCCAGCTGGTACTGGGATGGGCACTTACCGGAACATTAAGCCTAAAGAAGTCAGTGTTGCTGCTTACTCCATCAAGGACCTTGAGGCCAAGATGAAGGAAGAAGACAAGCAAAACTAA